The nucleotide sequence CGGGCTCGAAGGCGGCGAGCGCCGCGAAGAGCGGGCCGGCCGCTTCGAGGGCCTGTTCGGCCCGCTCCCCGCGCAGATCGACCCCGGGCCCCGAGAACGGGCACCCCTCGTGATCCGTCGCGGGCACCACGCGCACGTGGTGGTCCCGGGCGCGCAGCTTGAACGAGCGAATCTGCAAAGAGCCTCCCGCGAAGTCAGCGACGAACCTCGGGCGCCTTCCGTCCCTTTGGCTTGCAGGAGCGCTCGGCCCGCGCGCGCCGCATCGCGATCGGCATCGAGCCCTTCCCCGTCGCGGGCGGGACCAGGCAAAACGGCTTCGATCCGATGAGATCCGCCCGCCCCGCCTTGATCAACGCCTCCCGCGCCTCGTCGTGGTGGGCCGGATCCCAGTAGAGCAGGAGCGCCTTCTGGAGCCGCTTCTCGTGCATGTCCTTGGCCGTGTACACGGGCTTCTTCGTGAAGGGATCGACGCCCGCGTGGTACATACACGTCGCCATCGACATCGGCGTCGGGATGAAGTCCTGCACCTGCCGCGGCCGCATCCCCTTCTTCTTCAGCCAGAGCGCGAGGTCCACCATGTCCCGGAGCGACGAGCCCGGGTGCCCCGAGATGAAGTAGGGCACGAGGAACTGGTTCTTCCCCGCCTCCTCGCTGGCGCACTGGAACTGCTCGGCGAAGCGCTCGTAGCTCTCGATGCCCGGCTTCTTCATCCTGTCGAGCACGTCCTTCTTCGAGTGCTCGGGCGCGACCGAGAGCTGGCCGCCCGTGTGCCATTGCGCGAGCTCCTCGATGAACTCCGGCGAGCGCTCGGCGAGGTCGTACCGGATCCCCGAGGCGATGAAGACCTTCTTCACGCCCTCGCTCTCGCGCACGGCGCGCATCAGATCGAGCAGCGGACCGTGATCCGTCTCGAGGTTCTCGCAGACCCCGGGGTGCACGCACGAGAGCCGCCGGCATTTGCTCTCGATCGCCGGGTCCTTGCATTTCATCATGTACATGTTGGCCGTGGGGCCGCCGAGGTCGGAGATGGAGCCGCGGAAATCGTCCATCCGGCGCAGCGCGCGGATCTCCTTCAGGACGCTCTCGGCCGAGCGTGATTGAATGACGCGCCCCTCGTGCTCCGTGATCGAGCAGAACGTGCAGCCCCCGAAGCAGCCGCGCATCGTCACGATCGAATGCTTCACCGTCTCGAACGCGGGGATCTTCTCCGAATACGTGTAATGGGCCGCGCGCGCGAAGGGCAGGTCGTAGAGCGCGTCCATGTCCTTCGTCTCGAGCGGGATCGCGGGCGGATTGAAGTAGACCGCCTCCTCGCCGTGGGGCTGCACGATCGGCCGCCCGTTGCCCGGGTTCGTCTCGTACTGGAAGCGCCGGCTCATCTCGGCGAACGCCTCCTTGTCCCGCAGGACCTCCTCGTAACTCGGCAGGATCACGGCCTTGCCGTCGCCGACGAACCGGCTCGGCTCGACGTCCTCCCACTCGCCCTTGCGGAGCACGTACGCCGTCCCCCGCACGTCCCGCAGATCGCGGATGCTCTCGCCCTTGCGTAACCTGTCGGCGACCTCCCAGACCGGCCGCTCGCCCATCCCGAAGATGAGCAGGTCTGCCTTCGCGTCGAGCAGCACGCTCCTGCGCACCTGGTCCGACCAGTAATCGTAGTGCGCGATCCGCCGGAGCGAGGCCTCGATCCCGCCGAGCACGAGCGGCACGCCCGGGAAGGCGCGGCGGCAGAGGTTGCCGTAGACGATCGTCGCCCGGTTCGGCCGGAGCCCCGTGCGCCCGCCCGGCGAGTACTGATCCTCGCTCCGGACCTTCTTCTGCGCCGTGAGCTTGTTCAACATGCTGTCCATGTTGCCCGCCGTGATGCCCACGAAGAGCCGCGGCGCGCCCATCCGCAGGAGGTCGTCCGTCGTGCGCCAGTCCGGCTGCGAGACGATCCCCACGCGGAAGCCCCGCGCCTCGAGGAAGCGGCCGATCAGGGCCGCGCCGAACGCGGGGTGGTCGACGTAGGCGTCGCCGTTCACGAGCAGGACGTCGAGCTCGTCCCAGCCGCGGGCCTCCATCTCGGCGCGGGTCGTGGGCAGGAAACGGCGGAGGTCACGACCCGACGCGTGGGCGCTTTTGCGAATCTGGACGATGGTCACGGCCCCGTGACCCTAGCCTGCCCCGGCCCGCGCGTCAGCGCCGACGGCGACGCATTCGCGTTTTTCCCCGCTCCCGCTCCCGCTCCCGCTCCCGCTTCCGCTTCCGCTTCCGCTTCGTCCGGTGTAGCGTCCGCTCGCATGAAATACCTCTCCCTCGCGGCCCTCAAGGTCGCGCTCGCCAACCTCTTCGGCGAACGTCATCCGGTGCTGGTCCTCTCCAGCGCTGGCAAGATGTACGAGCCCATTCTCCTGGAGAAGAAGCAACAACTCGACGCGCTCCCCGCCGCCCTCACGGGGGGCAAGCCGCTCGCCGAAACGATTGCGGAGGTCGACGACGATCACGACGGCTTTGGCGCGGCCATCTGGCACCTCACCGAGGCATACGTACGATGCCCGAATGTCTCTGCGCCCGTGCGCGCCGCGGCCGCGCGTATCCGGGCCGCGTTCATTCCGCAGCTCGACGACCTCCAGGCGACGTACGTGCAAGAGGTCCACGCCGCGATCGATCATCGAAAGCAGCTCGATACCCTGAAGTCCGACCTCCAGCTCATCCCCATCGCGGAGGGGCTCACGCTGCTCGATTGGGCGGCGGGGTATGTCGGCGCGGGCGAGCAGATCGGCTTCCTCCTCGGCCAACGAGCCGACGCGGACACGGGATCACGCAGCCAGGCTGGCAAGCTCCGGACCGGGATCCTGGCAGTCCTGGGCCGCTTCCGCGCGGCGCTCGGCGACGAGATCACCATGAACAAGGCCCTACCGAGGGACCTCGACGCGCAGGTCTTCGGGCTCTTCGACGAGCTCGCCCAGATGCGCGCCGACGCCCTCGCGGCCAAGAAGGCCTCTGCCCCCGCGCCCATCGCGCCGATGACCCCTTGACCCTCACCTCCAGGTCCGACCGATCGGACCTCGGGGGCATCCCGATCACCCTCACGCCCGAACGATCGCACCTCGGCGTGGTCGCCTTCCCCCCGACGCTCCGGAGATCACGCCTCGGGGGTGGTCTTCGTCATGGGCCGGGTCCGTCCGGGCGTGGTCCGGGGAGGACGGCCATGCCTCGGACGAGCGGTCCGCCGTGCGTCGAGGGGGTCGGCGCCCTGGACCATCACCGATCGCGCGGGTTTCCAAGGGAAGGCGACGCCTCCGAGGTCCGATCGGCCGGGGACCGGGGAGAAGACCTTCCCCCCCGCGCCCCTGCCGACGGCGTAGCGGGCACGTTCGGGGCTCACCTGCCTCTTGCGGTCCCCTTGGGTTTCGTCCAAACATCGTTCGGCGGACGGACGCAACAAAAGTTCGCCAGGTCCGAGCGAACCGGGATACTTCCAGGATCATCATGAACCAATCGCGTTACATCACCGCCCTCTGCGCTGCCGTGCTTCCGATCGCGCTGGCCCTCGTGGCCAACGGCTGCGGCAACAAGGAAGAAGAAACCCCGCCCGCGCCCGTCGCGACGCCGGCCCCCACGCCGACGCCGGCCCCCACGCCGGAGAAGCTCGTCGTCGAAGAGGACGCGGGCTCGGACGCCGCGGACGACGCGGACGCGGACGCGGGCAAGAAGGTCACCGGCGGCAGCTTCGACCCGACGGGCATCCGCGCCTGCTGCTCTGCGCTCCGGAGCAACGCGAACTCGGCCCCGCTCGACCAGAAGGGCACGTACCTGGCCGCCGCCGGTGTGTGTGACGGCCTGGTCAACTCGCCGCAGGGCCGGCAGGCGCTCAGCGCGGTCCGCGCCATGCTGAAGGGCGCCGGCGCGCCCGCGCAATGTAAATGAGAGGGCGGCGCGCGCGTCGCCTCTCGCTCGCGGCGGGGCTCGGGCTCGTCGTCTCCTGGCTCGGGGCGCGCGACGCGAGCGCGCTCGAGCCCCCGCCGAACCCGGGCCGCTCCAAGATCACGGGCGGGATCGCCTTGATGGTGAGCGGCGCGGTCGTCGGTGGCCTCGGCGCGGGCCTCTACGTCGCGAACGAGAACGCCGACCGCGCCGCGTGTGTCCCCTGCGCCAAGTCGTCCTGGGTCTTTCCGACCGTCCTCATGGGCGTCGGCGGCGCCATGTTCGTCGCGGGCATCCCGGTGTTCATCGTCGGACAGGTCGAACGTAGCCGCGCGGTGGTCTCCCTCGGCCCGTTTGGCGCGTCGGCCCACTTCACGTTCTAGGGCGCCGCTTCATCCGGCGTGGGTCCAGACCAACGTACCCCCTTCGAGGTTGACAGCGCCGTGCCATTCCGGCGGGACGGGGGGATCGGTCCAGTCGAAGAGCCATTTCGCGTCGGCCGGGGCGAGGTTCACGCAGCCGTGGCTCCGCGGCTTGCCGAACTCGTCGTGCCAGTAGGCGCCGTGCAGCGCGTAGCCCTCGTGGAAGTACTGGATGTAGGGCACGTCGCGCAGGTCGAACGAGTCCGAGCCTTCCTCGCCGTCCATCGTCCCGGAGACGTGCTTCGCGTGTACGTAAAACACGCCCCGCACCGTCGCTGTCGTCTTCTCGGGATCACTCATCCCGCCGCGCCCCGTGGACACGAGCGTCGCGAACACCGGCTGCGTCCCCTCGTACGCCACGAGGAGCTGCTTCTTGATCGAGACGTCGATCCACTTCTTGCCCGCGCGCGCGTGCCCGATCGGATCCTCGCGCGGCGTCGCGATCAACATCGTCGCGGCGGGTAACCAGAACCCCTCGGTCGTCTCCCACAGTCCGCGCTCGCCGCCCTTCGTGTTGCCCGTGAGGACGACGCCGGATCGCCACGGCACGACGCCCTTCTCGTGCATCCGGCCGTCCGCGTCCGGGACGAGCTTCGCCGCGCCGTGGCTCGTCACGATGGCGGGCAGGCCGCCGGGGTTGTCCACGACCGCGCCGTGGAGCGAGCTGATCTTCGCGGGCTTCGTGCGATCGAGCGGGATGAGGTCGAGCTCGGTCGTGAGGCCGAACTTGCGGTCGGTCCACTCGAAGGCCGTGACGAGCCCGAAGGCGGACTCCTGCTTCGCGCGGCCGGCGTGAACGGAGTAGCGGAGCGGCTCGACGGCGCCGTAGGGCTTCGGCAAGTCGCGGCCCTCGGCGAGGAACGCGGGCACGGCGTCGAGCGGGACCTTGGGCGGGATGGCGAGGCGGACGTGCTCGCGCACGGTGGGGCCCTCGACGCGGCGCTGATCCTTCTCGGTGGGCAGGCGGAAGTAGAGATGCGGCGCGCGGGAGCGCGACATCACATAGGCGTAGGGCAACGTGGCGTCGCGGTCGGGTCCACGCAGGGCGGCCTGGATGACCTGATGGTCGAGCGAGAGCGTCGCGCCTTTGCCGACGCAGACGTAGCCGCGCGGCGCGATGCGGTACCAGCCGCCCTCGCAGCGCCGGGTGCCGGCGGATGTTTCGGCGCGATCGACGACGGCGCCTGCGCGGAGGTAGCCGAGCTTGGTCGATCGGTCGTCGGGCGCGACGTAGATCCAGGTCCGCATCGCGATGCTGCCGATCTTGGCGCCGCGGCCCGGCTCGAGGTCTTCCCCAGCGCGTTTGTCCTCTTCGACGATCGGCGCGGGCGCGCCGGGGAGCTCGAGCGTCGGGGCGGCGGGGGGCCGATCGAGGACGCGCCCCGGCGGATCCTCGACGTTGCCGCAGCCCGGGAGAGCGAGCAGCAGGGCGAGGAGCGCAGGCCTTCGAGAGGGACGCGCGCAGAGGGACATCAGGGAGGTTCGCCGCTGCTTAGGACGAACGCGCGTCTCGGGCAACGTCTTGACGAGGGGATATGTAGGGGAGGTGGGTCGGGTTACGGGGAGGCGGGCGGGGGGGCTCTAAAGAACCTGGCTCACGGCTCGCACACCTCGTCCACGCATTTGCCGGACAGGCAATTCTCGTTGACTTTGCACGTGAAGCCCGCGGCGCCGAGGCACGTCCCCGCGCCGTCGCAAATCTTGAAATCCGCTGCGGCGCAGGTGCCGTCGTTCTCGTTCGCCGGGACCGGCAAACATTGGCCCTCCGTCCCGTCGAGGCCGCAGGAGTAACAATCGACGTCGCAGGCCGTGGCGCAGCAGAAGCCATCCACGCAGGTGCCGTTGCCGCACGCGGCGTCGTTCGCGCACGCCTCGCCGATATCGGCGATGCACATCCCCGCGCCGTCGCACACGCCCGGCATCGTGCACTCCATGTCCGGATCGGCGCCCTTCGCGATCGGCCCGCAGACGCCGTCGTCGCCGCTGCCCTTCTTGTCGGTCGAGCACGCCTCGCACGTGCCCATGCAAGCGCTGTCGCAGCAGACGCCGTCCACGCAATGGCCGCTCGCGCATACGGCGTCGCTCAGGCAACTCTCGCCGGGGTTGGCGACGCACGTACCCGCGCCGCTGCACACATTGTTCGCCGGGCACTCCGTGTCCGGGTCCACGCCCGGGGGGATCGGGGCGCAGATGCCGTTGGGGCCGCCCGTCTTCACCGCCGAGCACGCCTGGCACGTGCCCACGCACGCCGTGTCGCAGCAGACCCCATCGACGCAGAACCCGCCGAGGCAATCGTCAGGGACGAGGCAACCGTCACCGTCCTTCGATCGGCAAACGCCCGTCGCGTCGCACGACCGCGTCCCCGCGCAGATGTCCGCGGGGCTCGTGTCCTCCACGGAGGTGATCATCGTGCAAATGCCGATGGTGCCCGGCAGGTTGCAATGCTCGCACGCGGTATCGCAGGCAATGTCGCAGCAAACGCCGTCCGCGCAGGAGCCGCTCACGCATTCGTCGGCGTTCACGCACGCCTCGGCGTCGTCCTTCTTGCACGCGCCATCGCCGTCGCAGGCGTTCGCGCCCGTGCAGAAGGGATCGTCCTCGACGGCGGCGGGCACGTTCACGCACGTCCCGACGCTGCCGGGCACGTCACACGCGGTGCACGTGTCGCCGCAGGCCACATTGCAGCAGACGCCGTCCACGCAATGGCCGCTCAGGCACTCCACGGCCCCGCCGCACGCCTCGGCGTCGGCCTTCTTGCACGACCCCGAGCCGTCGCAGACCGTGCCCCCGTCCTGGCTGCAGGCGGCCTCGAGAGGCCGGTCCGGGTTCGACGGGACGCCGGCCGCGCTGCACACGTCGTCGGTGCATTCATTGCCGTCGATGGGGATGTCGCTCGTGTCGACCGACGTAACGATGTTGCCCTGGGCGTCACACTCGACGACCCTACAATCCATGGCCGTCTGGCCGTCCGGCAGGTCCGTGCCCGCCGCGGTGAGGCTCACGCCGCACTCGTTGTTGATGCACGTGCGGACCTTGCAGAAATCGTCCGTGCCCTGGCATTGCGAGGCGACGTTGCAGCCGACGCACGTCCCGTCGCCGTCGCAGTAGAGATCCTGCCCGCAGCCCGTGTTGATGGCCTCGGGCGGGAACGACGGAGCGCCATCCGTGCAGACGTTCTTCGTGCAGGCGTTGTTGTCGTTCGGCAGATCCACGTCGTCGGCGACCTCTTGCGTGAGGCCCAGGCCGTCGCAGACGACACGTTTGCAATCGCCGGTCGTCTGGGTGGAGAACGGGGTGCCCTCGTCCGCGAACGTCTGCCCGCAGACGTGGTTCACGCAGGTGCGCTGCTGGCAGACGTCGTCCGGCGGCAGGTGCACGCAATCGGCGGGCTCGTTGCATTGAACGCAACTCGACGCGCCGTCGCAGACCTCGGGCTCCCCGGGCTCGCAGGGCTCGCCGGCGGTCACGGGCGGGTTCGTCGGGGCGCCCATCGTGCACACGTCGAGCGTGCAGGGATTCACGTCGACGGGCACGTCCGTGTCGTCGACGACGGCCGTGTCCTCGCCCGCGACGCAGATGCGCTGCACGCAATCCCCGGGCACGGACTCGTACCCGGGCGTCGGCAG is from Polyangium spumosum and encodes:
- a CDS encoding YgiQ family radical SAM protein; its protein translation is MTIVQIRKSAHASGRDLRRFLPTTRAEMEARGWDELDVLLVNGDAYVDHPAFGAALIGRFLEARGFRVGIVSQPDWRTTDDLLRMGAPRLFVGITAGNMDSMLNKLTAQKKVRSEDQYSPGGRTGLRPNRATIVYGNLCRRAFPGVPLVLGGIEASLRRIAHYDYWSDQVRRSVLLDAKADLLIFGMGERPVWEVADRLRKGESIRDLRDVRGTAYVLRKGEWEDVEPSRFVGDGKAVILPSYEEVLRDKEAFAEMSRRFQYETNPGNGRPIVQPHGEEAVYFNPPAIPLETKDMDALYDLPFARAAHYTYSEKIPAFETVKHSIVTMRGCFGGCTFCSITEHEGRVIQSRSAESVLKEIRALRRMDDFRGSISDLGGPTANMYMMKCKDPAIESKCRRLSCVHPGVCENLETDHGPLLDLMRAVRESEGVKKVFIASGIRYDLAERSPEFIEELAQWHTGGQLSVAPEHSKKDVLDRMKKPGIESYERFAEQFQCASEEAGKNQFLVPYFISGHPGSSLRDMVDLALWLKKKGMRPRQVQDFIPTPMSMATCMYHAGVDPFTKKPVYTAKDMHEKRLQKALLLYWDPAHHDEAREALIKAGRADLIGSKPFCLVPPATGKGSMPIAMRRARAERSCKPKGRKAPEVRR
- a CDS encoding acyltransferase, producing the protein MNQSRYITALCAAVLPIALALVANGCGNKEEETPPAPVATPAPTPTPAPTPEKLVVEEDAGSDAADDADADAGKKVTGGSFDPTGIRACCSALRSNANSAPLDQKGTYLAAAGVCDGLVNSPQGRQALSAVRAMLKGAGAPAQCK
- a CDS encoding L,D-transpeptidase; its protein translation is MSLCARPSRRPALLALLLALPGCGNVEDPPGRVLDRPPAAPTLELPGAPAPIVEEDKRAGEDLEPGRGAKIGSIAMRTWIYVAPDDRSTKLGYLRAGAVVDRAETSAGTRRCEGGWYRIAPRGYVCVGKGATLSLDHQVIQAALRGPDRDATLPYAYVMSRSRAPHLYFRLPTEKDQRRVEGPTVREHVRLAIPPKVPLDAVPAFLAEGRDLPKPYGAVEPLRYSVHAGRAKQESAFGLVTAFEWTDRKFGLTTELDLIPLDRTKPAKISSLHGAVVDNPGGLPAIVTSHGAAKLVPDADGRMHEKGVVPWRSGVVLTGNTKGGERGLWETTEGFWLPAATMLIATPREDPIGHARAGKKWIDVSIKKQLLVAYEGTQPVFATLVSTGRGGMSDPEKTTATVRGVFYVHAKHVSGTMDGEEGSDSFDLRDVPYIQYFHEGYALHGAYWHDEFGKPRSHGCVNLAPADAKWLFDWTDPPVPPEWHGAVNLEGGTLVWTHAG